A portion of the Deinococcus peraridilitoris DSM 19664 genome contains these proteins:
- the gatB gene encoding Asp-tRNA(Asn)/Glu-tRNA(Gln) amidotransferase subunit GatB, whose product MYQAVIGLEVHLQLNTRTKMFSACAADYFGHEPNSFTDPLTMGLPGTLPVINRRAVELALMFGLALNCEVEGFTQFHRKNYFYPDAPKNYQISQYDRPIARHGFLMVGGERVGIRRAHLEDDAGKLIHPMYAPYSLLDLNRAGMPLIEMVTEPDIRSPEQAREFLNLVRAIAQALGVSDANPEEGKMRCDVNVSLHRPGEPWGTKVEVKNLNSFKSVGRSLEYEIARQTRVLQDGGRVTQDTMGWDEGGGRTFVMRTKEGEADYRYFPEPDLPPLNITREWVERVRARMGELPAQKRARFVAAGIKDADAETLSLSVSHSRFLDDAMTTGADAQKLANWLLGDVSGWLAARDLELSASALTPANLAALVKLIDAGTISGRIAKDLLPEVMAGVAPERLVNERGLAVVTDTDAIEAAVEKIMAASPEVVERVRGGNAKAVNALFGPIMKELGGKAQPELVRDVLLRKLSENQAPA is encoded by the coding sequence ATGTATCAGGCGGTCATCGGACTTGAAGTGCACCTGCAGCTCAACACGCGCACGAAGATGTTTTCGGCTTGCGCGGCGGATTACTTCGGTCACGAACCGAATTCTTTCACCGACCCCCTCACGATGGGTCTGCCGGGAACACTGCCGGTCATCAACCGCCGCGCCGTCGAATTGGCGTTGATGTTCGGTCTGGCCCTCAACTGCGAAGTCGAGGGTTTCACGCAGTTTCACCGCAAGAATTACTTCTACCCTGACGCGCCCAAGAACTACCAGATTTCGCAGTACGACCGGCCCATCGCGCGTCACGGCTTCCTGATGGTGGGTGGCGAACGCGTGGGGATCCGCCGGGCGCATTTGGAAGACGACGCCGGAAAGCTGATTCACCCGATGTACGCGCCGTACTCGCTGCTGGACCTCAACCGCGCCGGGATGCCCCTCATCGAAATGGTGACCGAGCCCGACATTCGCTCCCCCGAGCAGGCCCGCGAGTTTCTGAATCTCGTGCGTGCCATCGCGCAGGCGCTGGGTGTCTCGGACGCCAACCCTGAAGAAGGCAAGATGCGCTGCGACGTGAATGTCAGCTTGCACCGACCGGGTGAGCCCTGGGGCACCAAGGTCGAAGTCAAGAACCTCAACTCCTTTAAAAGCGTCGGGCGTTCGCTGGAGTACGAAATCGCCCGCCAGACGCGCGTATTGCAGGACGGTGGACGCGTCACCCAGGACACCATGGGCTGGGACGAAGGTGGTGGACGCACGTTCGTGATGCGCACGAAGGAAGGAGAAGCCGACTACCGCTACTTCCCTGAGCCTGATCTGCCGCCGCTCAACATCACCCGCGAGTGGGTCGAGCGCGTTCGGGCGCGCATGGGAGAGCTGCCTGCACAGAAACGCGCGCGTTTCGTGGCGGCAGGCATCAAGGACGCCGACGCCGAGACGCTCAGCCTGAGCGTCTCGCACAGCCGTTTTCTGGACGACGCCATGACGACAGGGGCCGACGCGCAGAAGCTCGCCAACTGGCTGCTCGGTGACGTGTCCGGCTGGCTGGCGGCGCGTGATCTGGAGTTGAGCGCAAGTGCGCTGACGCCCGCGAACCTTGCTGCGCTCGTGAAGCTGATCGACGCCGGAACCATCAGTGGCCGCATTGCCAAGGACCTCCTGCCCGAGGTGATGGCCGGCGTGGCGCCCGAAAGACTCGTGAATGAGCGTGGCCTGGCCGTCGTGACCGACACGGACGCCATCGAGGCGGCAGTCGAGAAGATCATGGCGGCCAGTCCCGAGGTGGTGGAGCGGGTGCGGGGTGGAAACGCCAAGGCCGTCAACGCTTTGTTTGGACCGATCATGAAAGAGCTGGGCGGCAAGGCCCAGCCGGAACTCGTGCGCGACGTGCTTTTGCGCAAGCTGAGCGAGAACCAGGCGCCCGCGTGA
- a CDS encoding 3'-5' exonuclease, whose translation MASIVFVDVETGGLDPERHSLLTVGLVTLDTRTGELSRPTLLKVRDTPYRVEAEALEINRIDLQSHHGQAAEREHAAHELHAYLQYRRKKRVMVGGHNVSFDLRFLRALLPSWNEVVLGGVIDTKVIAHFLMHTGALPRLQSSRLEDLAAHFDVRYEAHDALEDARATALVYARMLKLAAERT comes from the coding sequence ATGGCTTCGATCGTGTTCGTGGACGTGGAGACAGGCGGCCTCGACCCCGAGCGGCACTCGCTGCTGACGGTCGGACTGGTGACGCTCGATACCCGCACTGGAGAACTGAGCCGTCCGACGTTGCTGAAAGTACGTGACACCCCCTACCGTGTCGAAGCCGAGGCACTGGAAATCAACCGTATCGACCTGCAAAGTCACCACGGGCAGGCAGCCGAGCGTGAGCACGCCGCCCATGAGCTGCACGCCTACCTGCAATACCGGCGCAAAAAGCGAGTGATGGTCGGTGGGCACAACGTGAGCTTCGATCTGCGTTTTCTGCGCGCTTTGCTTCCCTCGTGGAACGAAGTGGTGCTGGGCGGCGTGATCGATACCAAGGTAATCGCGCATTTTTTGATGCACACGGGCGCCTTACCCCGTCTCCAATCCAGCCGCCTCGAAGACCTGGCCGCACACTTCGATGTTCGTTACGAAGCGCATGACGCTCTGGAAGACGCCCGAGCCACAGCATTGGTGTACGCCCGAATGCTCAAACTGGCCGCCGAACGCACTTGA
- a CDS encoding universal stress protein, which translates to MMFERILVATDFSPSAQRALDVARRNFPGARLKLLHVLDSRAMAVPDFTTGGMVPVPPPSDIQQDLGRADETRLQQETLSGEEHEMLSGDPVRGILQGAQAWQADLIVMGTHGRRGLEHFFLGSVAERVVRESLIPILTVRDPRPDS; encoded by the coding sequence ATGATGTTTGAACGGATTCTGGTCGCCACCGATTTTTCGCCCAGCGCACAGCGCGCCCTGGACGTCGCGCGCCGCAACTTTCCCGGAGCACGCCTGAAATTGCTGCACGTCCTCGATTCCCGGGCCATGGCCGTTCCCGACTTCACCACCGGCGGCATGGTGCCCGTTCCGCCTCCCAGTGACATTCAGCAGGATCTGGGGCGCGCCGACGAGACACGTCTGCAGCAGGAGACGCTCAGCGGCGAAGAACACGAAATGCTGAGCGGCGATCCGGTGCGGGGAATCCTGCAGGGCGCACAGGCCTGGCAGGCCGATCTGATTGTCATGGGTACACACGGGCGGCGGGGACTGGAGCACTTCTTTCTGGGCTCGGTGGCCGAAAGAGTAGTGCGTGAATCGCTCATTCCGATCCTGACCGTCCGCGACCCCCGACCGGATTCCTGA
- a CDS encoding 23S rRNA (pseudouridine(1915)-N(3))-methyltransferase RlmH, producing MKLHLITVGEPKLAYARLGWDEYATRLKRYRKLRFTHLPNSTPEREGQAIMRFAGNAPLMALDPRGQQFTSPELAAYLERLALGGVGELALCVGGPDGLSDEVRAGAKVLWSLSTLTFPHDLAMVVVLEALYRASSISKGEPYHR from the coding sequence ATGAAGCTGCACCTGATCACCGTGGGTGAGCCGAAGCTGGCATACGCCCGTCTGGGCTGGGACGAGTACGCAACGCGGCTGAAGCGTTACCGCAAATTACGCTTCACGCACCTGCCGAACAGTACTCCCGAGCGCGAGGGCCAGGCCATCATGCGATTTGCTGGCAATGCGCCACTGATGGCCCTCGATCCACGAGGCCAGCAGTTCACCTCACCCGAACTCGCCGCTTACCTGGAGCGGCTGGCCCTGGGTGGCGTCGGAGAACTGGCTTTGTGTGTCGGGGGCCCTGACGGTCTTTCCGATGAAGTGCGCGCCGGGGCAAAGGTGCTGTGGAGTTTGTCCACACTGACCTTTCCGCACGATCTGGCAATGGTGGTGGTGCTGGAAGCGCTGTACCGGGCTTCTTCGATCAGCAAAGGGGAGCCCTACCACCGCTAG
- the rsmI gene encoding 16S rRNA (cytidine(1402)-2'-O)-methyltransferase, translating into MTGPALPHVTLVPTPVGNLGDLTLRAIEVLKTADAVACEDTRRSGALLRYLGIHKPLVRLDAHTLRDRAPGTLEKYPRLAYVSDAGTPGISDPGAELLTLALSLGGTAEVLPGATAFVPALVLSGLSTARFTFEGFLPRSGRERRERLSALARRQETSILYESPHRLAATLGDLTGVCGEARRGSVTRELSKLHEETRRGTLGELAQVFSSGARGEIVVVIEGAPEPSQQSNTPSADFHALARQWAREGKSSRDIRQLLVAAGLRKNDAYALSLAVTNPDEPTGAAPSGA; encoded by the coding sequence ATGACAGGCCCTGCCCTGCCGCACGTGACCCTGGTGCCCACTCCGGTCGGCAATCTGGGCGACCTGACCTTGCGCGCCATCGAGGTGCTGAAGACGGCCGATGCCGTGGCCTGTGAGGATACCCGCCGCTCAGGCGCGCTGCTGCGGTACCTCGGTATTCACAAGCCACTCGTGCGGCTCGATGCCCATACCCTGCGCGACCGGGCACCCGGCACCCTCGAGAAGTACCCGAGGCTTGCCTACGTCTCGGATGCGGGAACACCCGGCATCAGTGATCCGGGGGCAGAGCTCCTGACGCTGGCCCTTTCACTCGGCGGGACGGCCGAGGTGTTGCCAGGCGCCACTGCGTTTGTGCCGGCCCTGGTCCTCTCCGGTCTCTCGACTGCGCGCTTCACTTTCGAAGGCTTCCTGCCGCGCAGCGGGCGGGAACGCCGCGAGCGGCTCAGTGCGCTGGCGCGACGGCAGGAAACCAGCATCCTGTACGAAAGTCCCCACCGGCTTGCAGCGACCCTGGGTGACCTGACGGGCGTGTGCGGCGAGGCCCGGCGGGGCAGCGTCACGCGCGAACTCAGCAAGCTGCACGAAGAAACCCGGCGCGGCACTTTGGGTGAACTCGCGCAGGTCTTCTCGTCCGGCGCCCGTGGGGAAATCGTTGTGGTGATCGAAGGCGCTCCAGAACCGTCGCAGCAGTCCAACACTCCCAGCGCCGATTTTCATGCGCTGGCCCGGCAGTGGGCGCGCGAAGGAAAATCGAGCCGGGATATACGGCAATTGCTGGTCGCCGCCGGTTTGCGTAAGAATGACGCTTATGCGTTGTCGCTGGCCGTCACCAACCCGGACGAACCAACGGGCGCAGCGCCGTCCGGAGCGTAA
- the pfkA gene encoding 6-phosphofructokinase codes for MKRIAVLTSGGDAPGMNAAVRAVVRTAAGYGQEVVGVRRGFQGLHQGDMRLLGARDVANTIQRGGTILLTARSHTWRSPEGRAQGAAFLREWGVDGLVVIGGDGSFHGAHYLYQEHGINVIGVPGTIDNDLYGTDHTIGYFTAVETALDAVDKLRDTAASHERIFVVEVMGRHAGHIALDVAVAGGAEEVFLPEEEKHVSSVVEIVQQSVSKGKASSIIIVAEGYPGGALGVAAAIEEGTGFDTRVSILGHIQRGGTPVSSDRILASRLGEAAVHGLIEGRTDVMAGRMNGEIVFTPLSETWEKRKDLNRDLYRCAKNLSV; via the coding sequence ATGAAGCGAATTGCAGTTCTGACCAGCGGTGGCGACGCGCCCGGCATGAACGCTGCCGTACGCGCCGTCGTTCGCACCGCCGCCGGCTACGGCCAGGAAGTCGTGGGCGTCCGGCGTGGCTTTCAGGGTCTTCATCAGGGAGACATGCGTCTGCTCGGAGCGCGAGATGTCGCCAATACCATTCAGCGCGGCGGTACGATTCTGCTCACCGCCCGCTCGCACACCTGGCGCAGCCCCGAGGGACGGGCACAGGGCGCGGCGTTCCTGCGCGAGTGGGGCGTCGATGGTCTGGTCGTCATCGGCGGTGACGGCAGTTTCCACGGTGCCCACTATCTGTATCAGGAGCACGGCATCAACGTGATCGGCGTGCCCGGCACCATCGACAACGACCTCTACGGCACCGACCACACCATCGGTTACTTCACCGCCGTCGAAACGGCCCTGGACGCCGTCGACAAACTGCGCGACACCGCCGCCAGCCACGAGCGGATCTTCGTGGTGGAGGTGATGGGCCGCCACGCCGGACACATCGCCCTGGACGTCGCGGTCGCGGGCGGCGCCGAAGAGGTCTTTTTGCCCGAAGAGGAAAAGCACGTTTCGAGCGTGGTGGAGATCGTGCAGCAGAGTGTCTCCAAGGGTAAGGCCTCTTCCATCATCATCGTGGCCGAAGGCTATCCGGGCGGCGCGCTGGGTGTCGCGGCCGCCATCGAGGAAGGCACCGGTTTTGACACCCGTGTGAGCATTCTCGGGCACATCCAGCGCGGTGGTACGCCAGTCTCGAGCGATCGGATTCTGGCCTCACGGCTGGGCGAAGCGGCCGTGCACGGCCTGATCGAGGGCCGCACGGACGTCATGGCAGGGCGCATGAACGGCGAGATCGTCTTCACACCGCTCAGCGAAACCTGGGAAAAACGCAAGGACCTCAACCGCGATCTGTACCGCTGCGCCAAAAACCTCAGCGTGTAG